In Lentibacillus amyloliquefaciens, one DNA window encodes the following:
- a CDS encoding glycine betaine ABC transporter substrate-binding protein: MLKRMRFLGIAAIMLLLVVLAACGGSGSNESSESNGDNGGSNKETSNEEGSNESSNGDTVSEIGQKELTIPYVAWSSAVASNHVMEVVLEEAGYDVTLKQVNSGAMYTSVSDGSADATVCVWLPHTDASYWEEYKEDLEHLGPNLEGAPLGLVVPEYMDVNSIEDLKNNTNSVGDNTDYTITGIEPGAGQMKLTEEEVMPEYGLDDWTLQASSSATMATSLGDAIENEEPIVVTLWSPHWTFSEYDLKYLEDPKNIYGDPDNINTIVRKGLKEDAPKAQKILDQFKWSKDQIGEVMVKINEGMDPAKAAEEWVSNNQDAVSEWTKGTE, from the coding sequence GTGTTAAAAAGAATGAGATTTTTAGGAATTGCCGCTATTATGCTTCTGCTGGTGGTTTTGGCAGCTTGCGGCGGAAGTGGCAGTAATGAAAGCAGTGAAAGCAATGGAGACAATGGTGGTTCAAACAAAGAAACATCAAATGAAGAAGGTTCAAATGAATCGTCGAATGGCGACACGGTTAGTGAAATCGGTCAAAAAGAACTGACGATACCTTACGTTGCATGGTCTTCAGCTGTAGCCAGCAACCATGTCATGGAAGTTGTACTGGAAGAAGCCGGTTATGACGTTACGTTAAAACAAGTTAACTCCGGTGCCATGTATACCAGTGTTTCTGACGGTTCAGCGGATGCAACTGTATGTGTCTGGCTGCCTCATACGGATGCAAGTTACTGGGAAGAATATAAAGAAGATCTGGAGCACCTTGGACCGAACTTGGAAGGAGCACCGCTTGGCCTTGTCGTTCCAGAATATATGGATGTTAACTCTATTGAAGATTTGAAGAACAACACAAACTCAGTCGGTGATAATACAGATTATACCATTACAGGTATTGAACCCGGTGCAGGTCAAATGAAACTAACGGAAGAAGAAGTTATGCCTGAATATGGATTGGACGACTGGACACTTCAGGCCAGCTCCTCTGCGACCATGGCAACGTCATTAGGCGATGCGATTGAAAATGAGGAGCCGATTGTGGTGACACTATGGTCTCCGCATTGGACATTCTCAGAATATGATTTGAAATACCTTGAAGACCCGAAAAATATTTACGGCGATCCTGATAATATCAATACCATTGTACGGAAAGGGCTCAAAGAAGATGCTCCGAAAGCACAAAAAATTCTTGACCAATTCAAATGGTCAAAAGATCAAATCGGTGAAGTGATGGTGAAAATCAACGAGGGAATGGACCCTGCCAAAGCAGCCGAAGAATGGGTCAGCAATAACCAGGATGCCGTTAGCGAATGGACAAAAGGTACAGAATAA
- a CDS encoding cysteine hydrolase family protein has translation MSTLDKSDTALVLIDVQKESEFGIEGVDSVVNNTEQLIAECRKAGIPIIFTRHINREDTIGLSNKEPLNDEARPVFYDDGTDAVEIFDQIKPEKGDIVIDKYRWSSFYDTSLDLMLRNMGIKHLIMGGFVTDGCLMTSVFDAYFRDYQVNLIKDMCGATNEGAHMASIMIMANWVYDLAVFDTSEMIKKLNGESYRNWEPDYPDQLQFTPESMRETFNALNK, from the coding sequence GTGAGCACACTGGACAAGAGTGATACAGCACTTGTTTTAATCGATGTGCAAAAAGAAAGTGAATTCGGCATCGAGGGTGTCGATTCAGTTGTAAATAATACAGAGCAGCTAATTGCTGAGTGCCGGAAAGCTGGCATTCCAATCATATTCACGCGACATATTAACCGGGAAGATACGATTGGTCTCTCCAATAAGGAACCGTTGAATGATGAGGCCAGGCCGGTGTTTTATGATGACGGAACGGATGCGGTGGAAATCTTTGATCAAATTAAGCCCGAAAAAGGTGATATTGTCATTGATAAATATCGTTGGAGCAGTTTTTATGATACAAGTTTAGATTTGATGCTCAGAAATATGGGAATCAAGCATCTGATTATGGGAGGATTTGTCACCGATGGTTGTCTGATGACGTCCGTGTTTGACGCTTACTTCCGTGATTATCAGGTGAATTTAATAAAAGATATGTGCGGTGCTACAAATGAAGGCGCACATATGGCATCAATCATGATAATGGCCAATTGGGTCTATGATTTAGCCGTTTTTGATACGTCAGAAATGATTAAGAAACTGAATGGTGAAAGCTACCGGAACTGGGAACCGGACTATCCTGATCAATTACAATTCACACCTGAAAGTATGCGTGAGACATTTAATGCGTTAAATAAATAA
- a CDS encoding GbsR/MarR family transcriptional regulator gives MVADNDIQKIEESRDIMISAIAQTMVIYGVTPSVGRIYGVLYFADKALNLDEIKDQVAMSKGSVSTGLRDLLDTEMVIKVWKKGDRKDHYIADKDFFKNFFAFFTKMLRQERNITLRAYEQVEGTLKDIAQNGDSEEAKETAKGDLEDINQTMTYFDWTLRLANAMESREIFEHFPKYKGGEHTGQE, from the coding sequence ATGGTGGCCGATAATGATATTCAAAAAATTGAAGAGTCACGCGATATTATGATTAGTGCAATCGCCCAGACGATGGTGATTTATGGCGTGACACCGTCTGTGGGCAGGATATACGGTGTGCTTTATTTTGCGGACAAAGCGCTCAATCTTGATGAAATAAAAGATCAGGTTGCAATGAGCAAGGGGAGTGTCAGCACAGGGCTAAGGGATCTTCTTGACACCGAAATGGTGATTAAAGTATGGAAAAAAGGTGACCGGAAAGATCATTATATTGCCGATAAAGACTTCTTCAAAAACTTTTTTGCCTTCTTTACCAAAATGCTCAGGCAGGAAAGAAACATTACTTTAAGAGCTTATGAACAGGTGGAAGGCACCCTGAAAGATATTGCGCAAAATGGTGATTCTGAGGAAGCGAAAGAGACGGCCAAAGGGGACCTTGAGGATATCAATCAAACCATGACTTATTTCGACTGGACGCTCAGATTGGCCAATGCAATGGAATCACGGGAGATATTTGAGCATTTTCCAAAATACAAAGGAGGTGAGCACACTGGACAAGAGTGA
- a CDS encoding YeeE/YedE family protein, which translates to MAEATKVQTIDDVKDPVQQKSTDLNKPQMPLIIGGLIVGAILLVYLIATQGSVQSLLLVIGLLLGYTLFHARFGFTSAFRRLASVGNGKALRSHMLMLAVAVTLFAPILAFGYSFFGDGVSGYVSPVGVSLLVGAFMFGVGMQLGGGCASGTLYAVGGGRSVMFITLLFFIVGATVGAYHLPFWTEDLPAFEPVSLATSTGFGYSGAWLLSIVLFGLITWITLVVEKKKRPPKMAAKPSATGWKRIFRGSWPLFAAAIVLALLNALTLMTRGTPWGITSAFALWGSKVAQVFGVDVASWGYWQGNAAALDASIFADSTTVLNFGVILGAFLASAAGGLFKFSKVTGKNATASVIGGLLMGYGARLAFGCNIGAYFGGIASFSLHGYIWGIMALAGTFIALYLRPMFGLSVPKPKDSFC; encoded by the coding sequence ATGGCTGAAGCAACAAAAGTCCAAACGATAGATGACGTAAAGGATCCAGTGCAGCAAAAAAGCACTGATTTAAATAAACCGCAAATGCCATTGATCATTGGAGGTCTGATTGTCGGGGCGATCCTCTTGGTTTACCTTATAGCAACACAGGGTAGCGTACAGTCATTACTCCTTGTGATCGGTCTTTTGCTTGGGTATACATTATTCCATGCCCGGTTTGGTTTCACTTCGGCATTTCGCAGGCTGGCGTCGGTCGGAAATGGCAAGGCGCTAAGATCGCACATGTTAATGCTCGCGGTCGCTGTCACATTATTTGCACCGATTCTGGCATTCGGGTACTCATTTTTTGGTGACGGTGTTTCCGGTTATGTCTCACCGGTAGGCGTCAGTCTATTAGTTGGTGCGTTTATGTTTGGTGTCGGTATGCAGCTCGGCGGCGGATGTGCATCCGGTACGCTTTATGCGGTTGGCGGCGGGCGTTCCGTAATGTTTATCACGCTATTATTCTTTATTGTCGGTGCAACGGTAGGCGCGTATCATTTGCCTTTTTGGACAGAAGATTTGCCGGCATTTGAACCGGTCTCACTGGCAACATCGACAGGCTTTGGTTATAGCGGTGCCTGGCTATTATCGATTGTTCTGTTTGGCTTGATCACCTGGATTACGCTGGTCGTGGAGAAAAAGAAACGACCGCCGAAAATGGCAGCTAAACCATCAGCGACAGGCTGGAAACGTATTTTTCGCGGATCATGGCCCTTGTTCGCAGCAGCAATCGTTTTAGCGTTGCTGAATGCTCTGACGTTAATGACCCGGGGTACGCCATGGGGCATTACATCAGCTTTTGCCTTATGGGGATCCAAAGTGGCTCAAGTTTTCGGAGTTGATGTGGCCAGCTGGGGATACTGGCAGGGAAACGCAGCTGCATTGGATGCATCAATTTTTGCTGATTCTACGACTGTCCTGAACTTTGGTGTTATTCTTGGCGCCTTTCTTGCATCGGCTGCCGGCGGACTTTTCAAATTTTCAAAGGTTACCGGAAAAAATGCGACCGCTTCTGTTATTGGCGGTCTGCTTATGGGTTATGGTGCGCGGCTGGCGTTTGGCTGCAATATCGGCGCATACTTCGGCGGTATCGCATCATTCAGTCTGCACGGTTATATTTGGGGCATTATGGCGCTGGCAGGAACGTTCATAGCATTGTATCTCAGGCCTATGTTCGGTTTATCTGTTCCAAAACCTAAGGATTCGTTCTGTTAG
- a CDS encoding tRNA dihydrouridine synthase: protein MKDNFWRNLPRPFFVLAPMEDVTDVVFRHVVSAAAGPDVFFTEFTNSESYCHPEGRQSVRGRLTFTEDEQPMVAHIWGDKPEYFRQMSIGMAEQGFKGLDINMGCPVPNVATKGKGCGLIRRPDVAAKLIEAAKAGGLPVSVKTRLGYTDVDEWRDWLTHLLNQDIVNLSIHLRTKKEMSKVDAHWELIPEIKKLRDQVAPDTLLTINGDIPDRVTGLELAQQYGVDGVMIGRGVFKNPFAFEKEPKDHSSKELLDLLRLHLDLFDKYSTELEPRQFKPLRRFFKIYVRGFRGASELRNQLMMTESTDEVRALLDNFGYTSGQEKVPI from the coding sequence ATGAAAGATAATTTTTGGCGCAATTTACCACGTCCGTTTTTTGTACTTGCACCAATGGAAGATGTGACGGATGTTGTTTTTCGTCATGTAGTAAGCGCGGCAGCAGGACCTGATGTGTTTTTTACAGAGTTTACAAACTCAGAGAGTTATTGTCACCCTGAGGGGCGCCAGAGTGTCCGCGGGCGTTTGACTTTCACAGAAGATGAACAGCCAATGGTGGCTCATATTTGGGGAGATAAACCCGAATACTTCAGACAAATGAGTATTGGTATGGCGGAACAAGGGTTTAAAGGTTTGGATATCAATATGGGTTGTCCTGTGCCGAATGTGGCAACCAAAGGGAAGGGATGTGGCCTTATCCGCCGTCCGGACGTTGCAGCTAAATTGATAGAAGCAGCAAAAGCAGGCGGTTTGCCGGTGAGTGTGAAGACAAGGCTTGGTTATACTGATGTTGATGAATGGCGTGACTGGCTGACACACTTATTAAATCAAGATATCGTTAATCTTTCCATTCATCTGCGTACAAAAAAGGAAATGAGCAAAGTAGATGCTCATTGGGAGCTGATCCCGGAAATTAAGAAATTACGCGATCAAGTAGCACCAGATACACTGTTAACAATTAATGGGGATATTCCTGACCGCGTGACTGGCTTGGAACTTGCTCAACAGTACGGTGTTGATGGGGTTATGATTGGGCGCGGTGTTTTTAAAAATCCATTTGCCTTTGAAAAGGAGCCAAAAGATCATAGCAGTAAGGAATTGCTTGATCTTCTAAGATTGCACCTTGATCTCTTTGATAAATATTCAACCGAACTTGAGCCACGTCAGTTCAAACCGCTTCGCCGCTTTTTTAAGATATATGTCCGCGGGTTTCGAGGTGCGAGTGAATTAAGAAATCAATTGATGATGACAGAGTCGACAGATGAAGTGCGCGCGTTGCTCGATAATTTTGGATATACGAGTGGACAGGAGAAAGTTCCCATTTAA
- a CDS encoding uroporphyrinogen-III synthase, which yields MMNGLNGKKVGVAATRRAEEISGLIQKNGGLPFVYSIQGRQKLHTSISETNVLDLIDQPFDSVLLTTGVGAEALEEVAYRLDCHTEFIQKLKTVDLIIRGSKTRSWLKKHGLSPTLVSKDGTMENLLDVQADQKFAKGDRLFLQAYNQDDAALKRQFEALGFTVYLSKPYEYEEPDNDTLFSLSEGIISQQLDIVIFTSKTQVQNLFKACIKSQELADAFNGKVLAAAVGKVTANELSKNYISDVFQPSKPKMGTMIIELNKYLTDRDNET from the coding sequence ATGATGAATGGCTTAAATGGTAAAAAAGTTGGCGTGGCAGCCACGCGCAGAGCAGAAGAGATTTCCGGACTCATTCAAAAAAATGGCGGCCTGCCTTTTGTGTATTCTATTCAAGGCAGACAGAAACTGCATACATCCATCAGCGAGACGAATGTTTTGGATTTAATAGACCAGCCCTTTGACAGTGTGCTGTTAACGACAGGGGTGGGAGCTGAGGCACTGGAGGAAGTGGCTTATCGATTGGACTGTCATACCGAATTTATTCAGAAATTAAAAACTGTTGATTTGATCATTCGCGGAAGCAAAACGCGCAGCTGGCTTAAAAAACATGGTTTATCACCAACACTTGTCTCAAAGGATGGAACCATGGAAAACCTCCTGGATGTGCAGGCGGATCAAAAGTTCGCTAAAGGGGACCGATTATTTTTACAGGCCTATAATCAGGATGACGCAGCACTCAAACGTCAGTTTGAAGCACTCGGTTTTACTGTCTATCTGTCAAAGCCATATGAATATGAAGAGCCGGATAACGATACGTTATTCAGTTTATCGGAAGGGATTATAAGCCAGCAGCTGGATATCGTTATTTTTACGAGTAAAACACAAGTTCAAAACCTCTTTAAGGCTTGCATTAAATCACAAGAATTAGCAGATGCATTTAATGGAAAAGTTCTGGCGGCTGCGGTTGGAAAAGTGACTGCAAATGAACTGAGCAAGAATTATATTTCAGATGTTTTTCAACCGTCTAAACCGAAGATGGGTACAATGATTATTGAACTGAACAAGTATTTAACAGACAGGGACAATGAAACATGA
- a CDS encoding NAD(P)-binding protein: protein MIELKEKNAVIVGGGRVAERRANTLLNNGASLTVVSPDAEEGIMQLAEQGKLVWKQKGFAGNDLGHAFLIVVATDDPAVNESVVKAASPDALINHAADSEQGNVQFPSFFRRGHLSISVSTDGASPMLAAGVKRDLQARYDESYEAYVDFLYACRQHLKQQSSLERSEQRDILRELLSTAYLNSDNQQKMYDYLEALTGRSPL, encoded by the coding sequence ATGATTGAATTAAAAGAAAAAAATGCTGTTATCGTCGGGGGCGGGCGTGTTGCTGAACGTCGAGCGAACACATTGTTAAATAATGGTGCTTCACTGACGGTTGTCAGTCCCGATGCTGAAGAGGGCATTATGCAGCTGGCGGAACAAGGCAAGCTCGTTTGGAAACAAAAAGGTTTTGCTGGTAATGATCTTGGTCATGCTTTTCTGATTGTAGTCGCAACCGATGATCCAGCTGTCAACGAATCCGTTGTAAAGGCTGCATCTCCTGATGCTTTAATCAATCATGCGGCAGACAGTGAACAGGGGAATGTGCAATTTCCTTCTTTCTTCAGAAGAGGGCACTTATCGATAAGTGTCTCAACTGATGGCGCAAGTCCCATGCTTGCAGCAGGCGTGAAAAGAGATCTTCAAGCCCGGTACGATGAAAGCTATGAAGCATATGTGGACTTTTTATATGCGTGCAGGCAGCATCTTAAACAACAGTCATCTCTTGAAAGGTCAGAACAGCGTGATATATTACGGGAACTTTTATCTACAGCATATTTGAATAGCGACAATCAGCAAAAGATGTACGATTATCTGGAAGCTTTAACCGGGAGGAGCCCGTTATGA
- a CDS encoding sirohydrochlorin chelatase, whose protein sequence is MQGILYISHGSRIPEATAEAFYCISSVREQTDFALQEICFLELADPDLEQGVDTLVSRGASRIAVVPVLLLSAGHYYHDIPGEINRLMAIYPDIEFTYGRPLGVQEDFIDVLIERIAETEKPVGPSVKILLVGRGSRNPQTKEDIETIGKKLQSRAGIPVDICFLAACEPSFEQCLNAVSKADLKQVYIVPYLWFTGVLMRYIDEKMRDAANTDPVPGPDVILCRQLGAHPAMCEALKKRVYEALDRKMPSPA, encoded by the coding sequence GTGCAGGGAATTTTATATATCAGTCACGGCAGCCGCATACCGGAAGCAACAGCTGAAGCTTTTTACTGTATAAGTTCGGTAAGGGAACAAACAGATTTTGCGCTTCAGGAAATTTGTTTTCTGGAACTGGCCGATCCGGATCTGGAACAAGGTGTGGATACTCTGGTGAGCCGGGGAGCGTCACGAATTGCCGTCGTTCCTGTTCTCTTGTTGAGTGCCGGTCATTACTATCATGATATACCTGGTGAAATAAACCGTTTAATGGCAATATACCCTGATATTGAATTCACATACGGCCGGCCGCTTGGGGTGCAGGAAGATTTTATTGATGTATTAATAGAACGAATAGCAGAGACTGAAAAGCCAGTCGGTCCAAGTGTCAAAATCCTGCTCGTTGGACGTGGCAGCCGCAATCCTCAGACGAAAGAAGATATCGAAACGATTGGCAAGAAGCTGCAAAGCAGAGCGGGTATCCCGGTTGATATTTGTTTTTTGGCTGCGTGTGAGCCTTCGTTTGAACAGTGTTTGAATGCCGTTTCTAAAGCGGATTTAAAGCAAGTCTATATTGTGCCGTATCTGTGGTTTACAGGGGTGCTCATGCGATATATAGATGAAAAAATGCGTGACGCAGCCAACACGGATCCCGTTCCCGGTCCTGATGTTATTTTGTGCCGGCAGCTTGGCGCACATCCTGCCATGTGCGAAGCTTTAAAAAAGCGTGTCTATGAAGCGCTGGATAGGAAAATGCCAAGTCCGGCCTGA
- the cobA gene encoding uroporphyrinogen-III C-methyltransferase has protein sequence MGKVYLVGAGPGDPELITVKGLKAIQQADCIFYDRLINPSLLANAPDGAELIYCGKSPNQHALTQSEINRLLCQFAGEGKVVVRLKGGDPFIFGRGGEEAEMLRENGIPFEIVPGISAGSAAPAYAGIPLTHRDYSSSVTFVSGVTKDDDYWKTLAQRADTLCIYMGVKNLPDICGKLIDHGRSFNTPIALIHWGTTEKQQTVTGTLWTITDKAGAIENPAMIVIGEVVTLRDKIQWFEEMSMQQQFPLETVIG, from the coding sequence ATGGGAAAAGTTTATTTAGTTGGTGCCGGCCCGGGTGATCCTGAATTGATAACCGTTAAAGGGTTAAAAGCCATTCAGCAAGCGGATTGTATTTTTTATGACCGTTTAATCAATCCATCGTTATTAGCGAATGCCCCGGATGGTGCTGAACTGATTTATTGCGGAAAAAGCCCGAATCAGCACGCTTTGACACAAAGTGAAATCAACCGCTTGCTTTGTCAATTTGCCGGTGAAGGGAAAGTGGTTGTGAGACTTAAAGGCGGTGACCCATTCATTTTCGGCAGAGGCGGCGAAGAAGCGGAAATGCTGAGGGAGAATGGGATCCCGTTTGAAATTGTTCCGGGTATCAGTGCCGGTTCTGCAGCCCCCGCTTATGCGGGGATCCCCTTAACGCATCGGGATTACAGCTCCTCGGTCACGTTTGTCTCAGGCGTAACGAAAGATGATGACTACTGGAAAACGCTTGCGCAAAGAGCTGACACCCTTTGTATATATATGGGTGTTAAGAACCTTCCTGATATATGCGGGAAGCTGATTGATCATGGCCGGTCTTTCAATACACCGATTGCTCTCATTCATTGGGGAACAACAGAGAAACAGCAGACAGTCACCGGCACATTATGGACTATTACAGATAAGGCCGGCGCAATTGAGAATCCGGCTATGATTGTTATCGGGGAAGTTGTGACATTAAGAGACAAGATTCAGTGGTTTGAGGAAATGTCAATGCAGCAGCAGTTTCCTCTCGAGACGGTTATCGGATAA
- the cysI gene encoding assimilatory sulfite reductase (NADPH) hemoprotein subunit, which yields MTDDRFLSKDGPPDVMEGIKKDSNYLRGTIEQGLDDRISAAISEEDTKLLKFHGSYQQDNRDERNERRRKKLEPSYQFMIRVRAPGGVATPEQWLTMDRLANDHANGTLKLTTRQAFQFHGVLKWNLKETMRGINRSLLDTIAACGDVNRNVMCNPNPHQSDIHSEVFQYAKNVSEHLLPRTSAYHEIWLDKEKIADSRDEDEVEPIYGSYYLPRKFKIGIAVPPSNDIDVFSQDLGFIAIVEDGKLQGFNVAVGGGMGMTHGDTNTYPQVARVIGFCPADKIEEVAEKVVSIQRDYGNRSNRKNARFKYTIDARGVDWIMHELNNRLGWELEQERPYHFESNGDRYGWVKGNNGRWHYTLFILSGRIMDTEDYPLMTALREIAKIHTGDFRLTPNQNLVIANVTSHKKKQINEVMEKYGLAEGKHHSGLRRNAMSCVAFPTCGLAMAESERYLPSLLDHMEGILDEAGINDEEIVLRITGCPNGCARPALAEIAFIGKAPGKYNMYLGGSFTGDRLNQLYRENIGEAEILETLRPIILAYAREREEHEHFGDYVIRKGYVDEIRSGLDFHKNIINN from the coding sequence ATGACAGATGATCGTTTTCTTTCCAAAGATGGCCCTCCGGATGTAATGGAGGGGATAAAAAAGGACAGCAACTATCTTAGAGGGACAATTGAACAGGGTCTGGACGACCGGATAAGCGCTGCTATTTCTGAGGAGGATACGAAACTCCTGAAATTTCATGGCAGCTACCAGCAGGATAACAGAGATGAACGCAACGAACGCCGCCGTAAGAAACTGGAGCCATCCTATCAATTCATGATTCGGGTTCGTGCCCCCGGCGGTGTCGCTACCCCGGAGCAATGGCTTACCATGGACCGGCTGGCGAATGATCATGCAAATGGCACGCTTAAACTGACGACACGACAGGCGTTTCAATTCCACGGGGTGTTGAAATGGAACCTCAAAGAAACAATGCGGGGGATAAATAGGTCGCTGCTGGATACAATCGCTGCCTGCGGTGATGTAAACAGGAATGTGATGTGCAACCCGAATCCACACCAATCAGACATTCATTCAGAAGTCTTTCAATATGCCAAAAATGTCAGTGAGCACCTTTTGCCGCGAACCAGTGCTTATCACGAAATCTGGCTGGACAAAGAAAAGATCGCCGATAGCCGTGACGAAGATGAAGTTGAACCGATTTATGGTTCCTATTATCTGCCGAGGAAGTTTAAAATTGGCATCGCTGTGCCGCCTTCCAATGACATTGATGTTTTTTCCCAGGACCTTGGCTTTATCGCGATCGTTGAAGACGGTAAACTGCAAGGATTTAATGTTGCTGTCGGCGGCGGTATGGGCATGACACACGGGGATACAAACACCTATCCGCAAGTGGCGCGTGTCATCGGTTTCTGTCCGGCAGATAAAATCGAGGAAGTTGCTGAAAAAGTCGTGTCCATCCAGCGTGACTATGGCAATCGCTCCAACAGAAAAAATGCCCGTTTTAAATACACAATCGATGCCCGAGGTGTGGACTGGATAATGCATGAACTCAATAATCGATTAGGGTGGGAACTCGAGCAGGAACGGCCGTATCATTTCGAGAGTAATGGTGATCGTTATGGCTGGGTGAAAGGCAATAATGGCAGATGGCACTATACACTGTTTATACTGAGCGGGCGGATTATGGATACTGAGGATTATCCATTGATGACCGCCTTGCGTGAAATCGCCAAAATTCATACAGGCGACTTCCGTCTGACACCGAATCAAAATCTGGTGATTGCGAATGTCACGAGTCATAAGAAGAAACAGATTAATGAAGTGATGGAAAAGTATGGTTTAGCTGAAGGAAAACATCATTCAGGACTGAGAAGGAATGCCATGTCCTGTGTTGCGTTTCCGACTTGCGGTCTTGCTATGGCTGAATCGGAACGTTATCTCCCGTCATTGCTGGACCACATGGAAGGCATATTGGATGAGGCCGGCATCAATGATGAGGAAATCGTTCTCCGTATAACCGGATGCCCAAATGGTTGTGCTCGACCGGCGTTGGCTGAAATTGCCTTTATTGGAAAAGCTCCGGGCAAATATAATATGTATTTGGGTGGAAGTTTCACAGGTGATCGGCTAAACCAATTATACCGTGAAAATATCGGTGAAGCGGAAATTCTGGAAACTTTGAGACCGATAATTCTGGCGTATGCCCGTGAACGTGAGGAACATGAGCACTTCGGTGATTATGTTATCCGTAAGGGCTACGTTGACGAGATCCGTTCAGGTCTGGACTTTCACAAAAATATAATCAACAACTAA